One window of the Ureibacillus sp. FSL W7-1570 genome contains the following:
- the der gene encoding ribosome biogenesis GTPase Der, with translation MTKPVIAIVGRPNVGKSTIFNRIVGERISIVEDVPGVTRDRIYSSAEWLNHEFNIIDTGGIDLGDEPLLEHIRAQAQIAMEEADVIIFMTNGREGVTLQDEQVAKMLYKTNKPVVLAVNKIDNPDMRELIYDFYSLGFGDPIPISGSHGLGIGDLLDECAKHFPKEYEDDYADDVIKFSLIGRPNVGKSSLVNAILGEERVIVSDIAGTTRDAVDTPYTYDGQDYVIIDTAGMRKKGKVYESTEKYSVLRALRAIERSDVVLVVLNAEEGIQEQDKKIAGYAHEAGKGIIIVVNKWDAIEKNEKTMNEYTQTIRDQFLFLDYAPIVFVSAKTKQRLNQILPLVKRVSENHAMRIQSSILNDVIEDAIARNPAPTEKGKRLRIYYTTQVSVKPPTFVTFVNDPELMHFSYLRFLENRIRETFDFEGTPIRIIPRARE, from the coding sequence ATGACAAAACCAGTAATCGCCATCGTAGGTCGTCCAAATGTAGGAAAATCCACCATCTTTAATCGGATAGTGGGGGAAAGAATTTCCATTGTGGAAGATGTTCCTGGAGTAACCCGTGATCGCATCTACAGTTCGGCAGAATGGTTGAATCATGAATTCAACATTATTGATACAGGGGGAATCGATTTGGGCGATGAACCTCTATTGGAGCATATACGCGCCCAAGCCCAGATTGCCATGGAAGAGGCCGATGTCATCATCTTTATGACAAACGGCCGGGAAGGGGTTACTTTGCAGGATGAGCAAGTAGCGAAAATGCTGTATAAAACGAATAAACCGGTCGTTCTTGCCGTAAACAAAATCGACAATCCGGATATGCGGGAATTGATTTATGATTTCTATTCCTTAGGATTCGGCGATCCGATTCCAATCTCCGGTTCCCATGGACTTGGAATTGGGGATTTATTGGATGAGTGTGCGAAGCATTTTCCGAAAGAGTATGAAGATGACTATGCGGATGATGTCATTAAGTTTTCACTGATTGGAAGACCGAACGTAGGGAAATCTTCGCTCGTCAACGCCATTTTAGGCGAAGAAAGAGTGATTGTAAGCGATATTGCCGGTACAACCCGGGATGCAGTCGATACACCTTATACGTATGATGGACAAGACTATGTCATCATCGATACGGCAGGAATGCGGAAAAAAGGCAAGGTGTATGAGAGCACCGAAAAATATTCCGTGTTGAGGGCATTAAGAGCAATCGAACGTTCCGACGTGGTGCTTGTTGTGTTAAATGCGGAAGAAGGGATCCAGGAACAGGATAAGAAAATTGCAGGGTATGCCCATGAAGCGGGAAAAGGTATCATCATCGTTGTCAATAAATGGGATGCCATCGAGAAAAATGAAAAGACCATGAATGAATATACCCAAACCATTCGGGATCAGTTCTTATTTTTGGACTATGCGCCGATCGTCTTTGTTTCCGCCAAAACAAAGCAGCGGCTCAATCAAATATTGCCGTTGGTGAAACGGGTCAGTGAGAATCATGCTATGCGCATCCAATCATCCATTTTGAACGATGTCATTGAAGATGCGATTGCAAGAAATCCTGCGCCTACCGAGAAAGGAAAACGTTTGCGCATTTATTACACAACGCAAGTTTCCGTGAAGCCGCCAACATTTGTAACTTTTGTCAACGATCCGGAACTCATGCATTTTTCTTACCTTCGATTTTTGGAAAACCGAATTCGTGAAACCTTTGATTTTGAGGGAACACCGATTCGTATCATACCACGGGCCCGTGAGTAA
- a CDS encoding NAD(P)H-dependent glycerol-3-phosphate dehydrogenase: protein MKKVTVLGAGSWGTALAMVLTENSHDTLIWSHREDQANEINERHTNEKYLPNIQLPEKLTATSDIKSAVEHGEILVFAVPTKAIREVAGQVMNYLDKKVLIVHVSKGIEPDTLKRISEILEETLDPRVVEDIVVLSGPSHAEEVVLHHPTTITAACANLRSAEKIQDLFMNHYFRVYTNTDVIGVELGGALKNVIALAAGISDGLNYGDNAKAALITRGLAEIARLGVRMGGNPFTFAGLTGMGDLIVTCTSVHSRNWKAGNMLGKGMKLDEVLENMGMVVEGVRTTKAAYQLAQKYDVSMPITTALYQVLFENKDPKDAVDELMHRLKKREIDYLQ, encoded by the coding sequence ATGAAAAAAGTGACAGTATTGGGAGCCGGTTCTTGGGGAACCGCTTTAGCTATGGTTTTAACGGAAAATAGCCACGATACGTTGATTTGGAGCCATCGCGAGGATCAAGCGAATGAAATCAACGAGCGGCATACAAACGAAAAATATCTGCCGAATATTCAGCTGCCGGAAAAACTGACGGCAACAAGCGACATAAAATCAGCGGTGGAACACGGAGAGATCCTTGTTTTTGCCGTGCCGACAAAGGCAATCCGTGAAGTGGCCGGACAAGTCATGAATTATTTGGACAAAAAAGTGTTGATTGTGCATGTGTCAAAAGGGATTGAGCCGGATACGCTTAAGCGCATTTCTGAAATTTTGGAAGAGACTCTCGATCCCCGTGTTGTCGAAGATATTGTGGTGCTCTCCGGCCCCAGTCATGCGGAAGAAGTGGTGTTGCATCATCCGACAACCATTACGGCGGCATGCGCCAATCTCCGTTCCGCCGAAAAAATACAGGATTTGTTTATGAATCATTATTTCCGTGTCTACACAAATACGGATGTCATCGGTGTGGAGCTCGGCGGAGCGCTGAAAAACGTCATCGCATTGGCGGCAGGGATTTCGGATGGCCTGAACTATGGGGATAATGCGAAAGCGGCATTAATTACCCGCGGCCTTGCGGAAATAGCCCGTTTAGGCGTGCGAATGGGAGGCAATCCTTTCACCTTTGCCGGATTGACTGGCATGGGCGACTTGATAGTCACTTGTACAAGCGTCCATTCCCGCAACTGGAAAGCCGGGAACATGCTGGGCAAGGGAATGAAACTGGATGAAGTGCTGGAGAACATGGGCATGGTCGTCGAAGGGGTACGCACAACAAAGGCCGCTTATCAACTTGCGCAAAAATATGATGTTTCCATGCCGATTACAACGGCACTTTATCAAGTGTTGTTTGAAAACAAGGATCCGAAAGATGCGGTAGATGAATTGATGCACCGTTTAAAGAAAAGAGAAATTGATTATTTGCAATAA
- a CDS encoding DUF2768 domain-containing protein: MNNPLFLMDVNELVLGAARGPLANMHPMDVMWVSFYSILAMIISILMLSAARKWVKNEILSFFIRIIAFIIFLIGTLLMVLVIFTWPS, encoded by the coding sequence ATGAATAATCCCTTGTTTCTGATGGATGTAAATGAACTGGTGCTCGGTGCGGCCCGTGGTCCTTTGGCGAACATGCACCCGATGGACGTCATGTGGGTTTCCTTTTATTCCATCCTGGCAATGATCATTTCCATTCTCATGTTAAGTGCAGCCCGCAAATGGGTAAAAAACGAGATCTTGTCCTTTTTCATTCGAATCATCGCTTTTATCATCTTTTTAATTGGAACATTATTAATGGTTTTAGTAATCTTCACATGGCCATCATAA
- the spoIVA gene encoding stage IV sporulation protein A — protein sequence MGEQIFQQIAERTNGDVYIGVVGPVRVGKSTFVKRMMESIVLPNIVDEEERKRALDELPQSSPGPVIMTAEPKFVPAHGTEICIGENDIPFRIRFADCVGYVIDGVKGYEDENGPKYVHTPWNTEAIPFQEAARIGTDKVIRDHANIGVVVTTDGTVNGIAREAAQVAEEQIVEQLQEIGKPFVIILNSQYPNNQNTQRLRNELIAKYNVPVIATSIDQMSINDMEYILEEALYEFPVEDIEVEKPDWLDVLEPSHHVNATLSDAVGNVLNSVTKIRDVHKAVEELRDIDFIESCDIEKVDAGIGVATVRITLKPEIYKAVCNEFLDAPIDTKKDWLLFIKEAQEAKKAQKRFREAIEEATVNGYGVTLPTMEEFEPSEPEIIKQNNFYGVRMKAKAPSYHIIRVDMESEFSPLIGSEFHSQQLLKDLQYAYKHDREALWQTPLFGTPLHEVLTESIRYKMNAVPPSAKKRMRQTIERMVNEGEKGLITFII from the coding sequence ATAGGGGAACAAATATTTCAACAAATAGCGGAAAGAACAAATGGCGATGTATATATTGGTGTTGTAGGGCCTGTGAGAGTTGGAAAATCCACATTTGTGAAAAGAATGATGGAGTCCATTGTGCTTCCGAACATCGTTGATGAAGAAGAGCGGAAAAGAGCGCTGGACGAGCTGCCCCAAAGCTCACCCGGTCCTGTCATTATGACGGCGGAACCGAAATTTGTTCCTGCCCATGGAACGGAAATTTGTATTGGGGAAAATGATATACCTTTCCGCATCCGTTTTGCTGATTGTGTGGGTTATGTCATTGATGGGGTAAAAGGGTATGAAGATGAAAACGGTCCAAAATATGTACACACCCCGTGGAATACGGAAGCCATTCCGTTCCAGGAAGCGGCACGCATCGGAACCGATAAGGTGATTCGGGATCATGCCAACATCGGGGTAGTTGTAACAACAGACGGTACAGTGAACGGTATTGCCCGGGAAGCTGCGCAAGTGGCGGAAGAACAAATTGTTGAACAACTGCAGGAAATCGGTAAACCATTTGTCATCATTTTAAACAGCCAATATCCGAACAACCAAAATACGCAAAGATTGCGCAATGAATTGATCGCCAAATACAATGTGCCGGTCATTGCCACATCCATAGATCAAATGTCGATCAATGACATGGAATATATTCTCGAAGAAGCATTGTATGAATTCCCTGTGGAAGATATTGAAGTGGAAAAGCCTGATTGGCTGGACGTTTTAGAACCTTCCCATCATGTCAATGCGACACTTTCGGATGCGGTTGGAAACGTCCTTAATTCTGTCACAAAAATCCGGGATGTTCATAAAGCGGTGGAAGAATTAAGGGACATCGATTTTATCGAAAGTTGCGATATCGAAAAAGTCGATGCCGGAATCGGTGTGGCTACGGTGCGCATTACATTGAAACCGGAAATTTACAAAGCGGTATGCAATGAATTTTTGGATGCACCGATCGACACGAAAAAAGATTGGCTGCTCTTCATCAAAGAGGCGCAGGAGGCGAAAAAAGCCCAAAAACGCTTCCGCGAGGCGATTGAAGAAGCGACGGTGAATGGTTATGGCGTAACGCTTCCGACAATGGAAGAGTTTGAACCGAGCGAGCCGGAAATTATCAAACAAAATAATTTCTACGGCGTCCGGATGAAGGCGAAAGCCCCTTCATACCACATTATCCGCGTCGATATGGAGTCTGAATTCTCGCCTTTGATTGGATCGGAGTTCCATAGCCAGCAGCTTCTAAAAGATCTGCAATATGCTTATAAGCACGATCGCGAAGCATTATGGCAAACTCCATTATTTGGCACGCCCCTTCATGAAGTGTTGACGGAAAGCATCCGTTATAAGATGAATGCTGTTCCGCCAAGCGCGAAGAAGAGAATGCGCCAAACAATTGAAAGAATGGTGAATGAAGGAGAAAAAGGACTCATCACGTTTATTATTTAA
- a CDS encoding HU family DNA-binding protein: MNKTELVNSVAEAAGLSKKDASKAVDAVFDIIQDTLAKGDKVQLIGFGNFEVRERAARKGRNPQTGEEIEIAASKVPAFKPGKALKEAVK, translated from the coding sequence ATGAATAAAACAGAATTAGTGAACTCTGTTGCTGAAGCTGCGGGTCTTTCCAAGAAAGATGCTTCTAAAGCAGTAGATGCAGTATTCGATATAATTCAAGACACTCTTGCAAAGGGTGACAAAGTGCAATTAATCGGTTTTGGAAACTTCGAAGTTCGTGAACGTGCTGCACGTAAAGGACGTAATCCACAAACAGGAGAAGAAATTGAAATCGCTGCAAGCAAAGTTCCAGCTTTCAAACCAGGTAAAGCACTTAAAGAAGCTGTAAAATAA
- the folE gene encoding GTP cyclohydrolase I FolE, translating into MSNVDLKKIEEAVKMILEAVGEDVNREGLIDTPKRVSKMYEEMFKGLNEDPRSLFETVFHENHDELVLVKDIPFYSMCEHHLVPFYGKAHVAYIPQQGRVAGLSKIGRLVESVSHRPQLQERITTTIADILMEKLEPLGVFVMIEAEHMCMTMRGLKKPGTKTVTSCARGIYEEDAVKRQEVISFIQMS; encoded by the coding sequence ATGTCGAATGTTGATTTAAAAAAAATAGAAGAAGCTGTAAAAATGATTCTGGAGGCCGTAGGAGAAGACGTTAATCGTGAAGGACTCATTGATACGCCCAAACGGGTTTCAAAAATGTATGAAGAAATGTTCAAAGGTTTGAATGAGGATCCGAGAAGTCTGTTTGAAACGGTCTTTCATGAAAATCACGATGAACTTGTTCTTGTAAAAGATATTCCATTTTATTCAATGTGTGAACATCATTTAGTTCCATTTTACGGAAAAGCTCATGTTGCATACATACCCCAACAAGGACGGGTGGCAGGTTTAAGTAAAATAGGACGATTGGTGGAATCGGTCAGTCATCGACCTCAATTGCAAGAACGGATTACAACGACCATTGCGGATATTTTAATGGAAAAATTGGAGCCCCTGGGCGTTTTTGTCATGATTGAAGCGGAGCATATGTGCATGACGATGAGGGGATTAAAAAAACCCGGGACAAAAACGGTCACTTCTTGCGCAAGGGGAATTTATGAAGAAGATGCTGTAAAACGCCAAGAAGTAATTTCATTTATTCAAATGTCTTAA
- the mtrB gene encoding trp RNA-binding attenuation protein MtrB translates to MNQSDYVVIEAEEDGVHVIGLTRGEDTKFHHSEKLDAGEVMIAQFTEHTSAMKIRGKAKIYTAHGIIESQSKK, encoded by the coding sequence ATGAACCAATCCGATTATGTCGTAATTGAAGCCGAAGAAGATGGCGTACATGTAATTGGTTTAACCCGTGGTGAAGATACAAAATTTCATCATTCCGAAAAATTGGATGCCGGGGAAGTAATGATCGCTCAATTTACTGAACATACTTCCGCCATGAAGATACGGGGAAAGGCGAAAATTTATACAGCCCACGGCATCATTGAAAGCCAATCAAAAAAGTAA
- a CDS encoding heptaprenyl diphosphate synthase component 1: MDISYIEKHIEQLKNDIYRNVEHKTLVKYTGNPLVDENQLFYLLLPFFDGEAWDDDIYQGVITVGIVQASLAKHNLVDEYDATTKQQQLTVLSGDYYSGRYYEILAKSGNISLIRQLSESVIIRSEHEVRVYEPTNYAIDDWFDSLSVIESECINRFYQIYNFNQYSKIMQNNLLILRLQNELLNYRKGNSSRFLQKMKESVGPDDSLNFEKYLQHRIEVLVDQLRELLRTSSMKAELKQYIAERLIRES; the protein is encoded by the coding sequence ATGGATATATCATACATTGAAAAGCATATTGAACAATTGAAAAATGATATATATCGAAATGTGGAACATAAAACATTGGTGAAATATACTGGGAATCCATTGGTGGATGAAAATCAATTATTTTACTTGCTGTTGCCGTTTTTTGATGGGGAAGCTTGGGATGATGACATATATCAAGGGGTGATTACGGTTGGTATAGTACAGGCATCCCTTGCAAAACATAATCTTGTCGACGAGTATGATGCAACAACGAAACAGCAGCAGCTGACAGTGCTTTCTGGCGATTATTACAGTGGTCGTTATTATGAAATCTTAGCTAAATCCGGTAATATTTCATTAATCCGTCAACTTTCTGAAAGCGTTATAATCAGATCGGAACATGAAGTGCGGGTATATGAACCGACCAATTATGCCATCGACGATTGGTTTGACAGCTTATCTGTGATCGAATCAGAATGTATTAACAGGTTTTACCAAATATACAATTTCAATCAATATTCAAAGATTATGCAGAACAATTTATTGATTCTTCGATTGCAAAATGAACTATTAAACTATAGAAAAGGTAATAGCTCACGTTTTTTACAAAAAATGAAGGAAAGCGTTGGACCTGATGATTCTTTAAATTTCGAAAAGTATCTTCAACATAGAATCGAAGTGCTTGTTGACCAATTGCGAGAATTGTTACGTACCTCTTCTATGAAAGCTGAATTGAAACAATACATTGCAGAACGGTTGATTAGAGAGAGTTAA
- a CDS encoding demethylmenaquinone methyltransferase, whose translation MAKSKEQRVHEVFEKIYQNYDKMNSVISFNLHVRWRKDIMKRMKVKPGSKCLDVCCGTADWTIALAKATGESGVVIGLDFSKNMLKIGEEKVKPYPQVELIHGNAMELPFEDNTFDYVTIGFGLRNVPDYMQVLREMHRVLKPGGMVVCLDTSQPEIPVYKQLFRFYFRYIMPLFGKIFAKSYEEYSWLQESASAFPGMKKLAQMFKEAGFVNVTYKSYSGGAAAMHMGYKKGI comes from the coding sequence ATGGCAAAATCCAAAGAGCAACGTGTCCATGAAGTCTTTGAAAAAATTTATCAAAATTACGATAAAATGAATTCGGTGATCAGTTTCAATCTTCATGTCAGATGGCGTAAAGATATTATGAAACGAATGAAAGTCAAGCCAGGTTCGAAATGTCTGGATGTATGTTGCGGTACAGCCGATTGGACGATTGCGCTGGCAAAGGCGACAGGGGAAAGCGGCGTTGTAATAGGACTCGATTTTAGTAAAAATATGTTGAAAATTGGAGAGGAAAAGGTGAAACCTTATCCTCAAGTGGAGCTGATCCATGGCAATGCGATGGAACTCCCATTCGAAGATAATACTTTCGACTATGTTACGATTGGATTCGGATTACGGAATGTTCCGGATTATATGCAAGTATTAAGAGAGATGCATCGCGTATTAAAGCCTGGCGGAATGGTCGTTTGTTTGGATACATCACAGCCGGAAATTCCGGTTTATAAACAATTGTTCCGTTTCTATTTTCGATACATCATGCCGCTATTCGGAAAAATTTTTGCGAAGAGTTATGAAGAATATTCGTGGCTGCAAGAATCTGCGAGCGCTTTCCCTGGCATGAAAAAACTGGCCCAAATGTTTAAAGAAGCCGGATTTGTCAATGTCACATATAAAAGCTATAGCGGTGGTGCGGCAGCAATGCACATGGGATACAAAAAAGGAATTTAG
- the hepT gene encoding heptaprenyl diphosphate synthase component II, with translation MEKMKLKMLYSDFKPDIDIIEAELEKALNSTSHVLNDASLHLLRAGGKRIRPLFVLMSAKFGQYNIERMKYAAVPLELIHMGSLVHDDVIDHSDMRRGRPTVRSQWNNRVAMLTGNFIFGRAIQYVSHIEDPKAHQILARTMVEICNGEIIQIEDKYRTNQNLKDYFRRIKRKTAILIESSCEVGAVVANVDPLNTQRLKRFGYYVGMSYQIVDDVLDFISTDKQLGKPAGSDLLQGNITLPILLMKDHPKITRFIERASKGEVTEAERLEMLQIVRKSDSIKKALEISDRYLKKAMKEVENLPDNPAKKKLKEIALFIGKRKF, from the coding sequence GTGGAAAAGATGAAATTAAAAATGCTCTATTCCGATTTCAAACCGGATATAGATATCATCGAAGCAGAATTGGAAAAAGCTCTCAACTCAACGTCGCATGTATTAAACGACGCCTCTCTCCATCTATTACGTGCGGGCGGTAAAAGAATTCGCCCACTTTTTGTTTTAATGAGTGCAAAATTTGGTCAATATAATATTGAACGAATGAAGTACGCTGCTGTGCCTCTTGAATTGATCCATATGGGTTCCCTTGTTCACGATGATGTCATTGACCATTCCGACATGAGACGGGGGCGTCCAACCGTCCGTTCCCAGTGGAATAACCGGGTCGCAATGCTCACGGGAAACTTTATTTTTGGACGGGCCATCCAATATGTATCCCATATCGAAGACCCGAAGGCGCATCAAATACTGGCCAGAACAATGGTGGAAATATGCAATGGAGAAATTATCCAAATTGAAGATAAATATCGTACGAACCAAAATTTGAAGGACTATTTCCGCCGCATTAAACGAAAAACCGCCATCCTCATAGAATCGAGCTGTGAAGTGGGAGCGGTTGTCGCAAATGTGGATCCTTTGAATACACAGCGATTAAAAAGATTCGGCTATTATGTCGGCATGAGTTATCAGATCGTGGATGACGTGCTGGATTTCATATCGACGGATAAGCAGCTGGGCAAACCGGCAGGCAGCGATTTATTGCAAGGAAACATTACGTTGCCGATTTTGCTTATGAAAGATCATCCGAAAATCACCCGATTTATTGAGCGGGCTTCCAAAGGGGAGGTCACGGAAGCGGAACGGCTGGAAATGCTTCAAATCGTCCGCAAATCGGATTCCATCAAAAAAGCGCTGGAAATAAGCGACCGCTATTTGAAAAAAGCGATGAAAGAAGTTGAGAATTTGCCTGATAATCCGGCAAAGAAAAAACTGAAAGAAATCGCATTATTTATTGGAAAACGCAAATTTTAA
- the ndk gene encoding nucleoside-diphosphate kinase gives MAIEKTFLMVKPDGVKRQVIGDIIDRFERRGFVLRGAKLMNVPRELAEKHYEEHKEKPFFNELVDFITSGPVFAMVWEGENIIKLARVMMGATKPEEAQPGTIRGDYAVTISENVIHGSDSPSSAEREIKLWFNDELV, from the coding sequence ATGGCAATTGAAAAAACATTTCTTATGGTAAAACCTGATGGTGTAAAACGCCAAGTAATCGGAGATATTATCGACCGTTTTGAACGTCGTGGATTTGTATTGCGCGGAGCTAAATTAATGAATGTTCCACGTGAATTGGCTGAAAAACATTATGAAGAACATAAAGAGAAGCCATTCTTTAACGAATTGGTTGACTTCATCACTTCCGGACCGGTATTTGCAATGGTTTGGGAAGGTGAAAATATCATTAAATTGGCTCGCGTGATGATGGGAGCTACGAAACCTGAAGAAGCTCAACCAGGTACAATCCGCGGTGATTATGCAGTGACAATTTCCGAAAACGTTATTCACGGTTCCGATTCACCGTCATCAGCTGAACGTGAAATCAAATTATGGTTTAATGATGAACTAGTTTAA